A single region of the Hoeflea prorocentri genome encodes:
- a CDS encoding cupin domain-containing protein codes for MSATATSDTGANRKEALKGLHSDVFSANMHPFWATTKDVEHDEVAQLMSPQKAVPWVWKYSDIGPLLERAAELITMADSDRRSLVLVNPGLAPRRASVTTMYTAYRFNGVDEIMPPHKHSASACRFGLLGGGNFTSVEGENVVFGPGDMILTPNDAWHNFGSIGNEGALNLSVLDFPLVETLHALEFHHHYTEMENGKEVEKKEQSARYPVDYSKLVYGQGGMMPRFVDHHRAGGFASPQVVYRWEAMETLLDAHKDHDGDPHDGIIIDYVNPRTGGPVFETINYYIQMLRPGEKTAPKRETANLLLAPFKGKGHSIVDGERFDWEEFDTLAVPGGCWVEHVNPSQTEPVILFGATDSPTQKKLHLYKSWGRNQAGDLLRLA; via the coding sequence ATGTCAGCAACCGCGACGTCTGATACCGGTGCCAACAGGAAAGAAGCGCTGAAAGGTCTGCACTCCGACGTGTTCAGCGCGAACATGCATCCTTTCTGGGCAACCACCAAGGACGTGGAGCATGACGAAGTGGCGCAATTGATGTCGCCGCAAAAGGCCGTTCCCTGGGTGTGGAAATATTCCGATATCGGACCTTTGCTGGAACGGGCCGCCGAGCTGATCACCATGGCCGACAGCGACCGACGCTCTCTCGTTTTGGTCAATCCCGGGCTGGCGCCGCGGCGCGCTTCCGTCACGACCATGTATACAGCCTACCGTTTCAACGGGGTCGACGAGATCATGCCCCCGCACAAACATTCGGCGAGCGCCTGCCGTTTCGGTCTTCTGGGCGGCGGCAATTTCACCAGCGTTGAAGGCGAAAATGTCGTTTTCGGTCCAGGTGACATGATTTTGACGCCAAACGACGCCTGGCACAATTTCGGCAGCATCGGCAACGAGGGCGCCCTCAACCTTTCGGTTCTCGACTTCCCATTGGTGGAGACGCTGCACGCGCTGGAATTCCACCATCACTACACCGAGATGGAAAACGGAAAGGAAGTCGAAAAGAAGGAACAGTCCGCGCGCTATCCCGTTGACTACTCCAAGCTCGTTTATGGCCAGGGCGGTATGATGCCGCGCTTCGTGGATCATCACCGGGCGGGTGGCTTTGCATCCCCTCAGGTCGTCTATCGCTGGGAGGCGATGGAAACGCTGCTTGATGCTCACAAGGACCACGACGGCGATCCACATGACGGTATCATCATCGATTACGTCAATCCGCGAACCGGCGGACCCGTGTTCGAAACGATCAACTATTACATTCAGATGCTGCGCCCCGGCGAAAAGACGGCACCGAAGCGGGAGACAGCCAATCTGTTGCTGGCGCCATTCAAGGGCAAGGGACACTCCATCGTCGATGGAGAGCGATTTGACTGGGAAGAATTCGACACGCTGGCGGTTCCGGGTGGTTGCTGGGTGGAGCATGTCAATCCGTCCCAGACCGAACCGGTGATCCTGTTCGGCGCCACCGATTCTCCAACTCAGAAGAAACTCCATCTCTACAAGAGCTGGGGCCGCAACCAGGCAGGCGACCTGCTTCGTCTGGCATAG